The Lactuca sativa cultivar Salinas chromosome 2, Lsat_Salinas_v11, whole genome shotgun sequence genome includes the window taatatgatgtttgttttgtaattagcgtcaacactattggttttgatatttaatcgaatattgttattaccggcgacacttttaCCTGCGATATTATCACTGGCAACGAAaatcattatttaaaaaaaattgaaaaaaaattaccgGCGACAGAACTCATTACCGGCGACACTTTTGCCGGCGACTCTTTTACCGGCGATATACGTCATTACCGGCGACAGACTTATTAGCGGCGACATACCAATAGCGGCGACTATTATCATTAGCAGCGACAAACTGATCAATAGCGACGACGCAGTAGCGGCGACTCAGTACCGGCGACGTGTCGCCGCTATTAGTATTACCAACGACTTTTGGGACTtttaccggcgacttttgtcgcCGGTAATGGCCTTTCTCCATGTAGtgaacttgtaacgacccaaaaatcatgaccacaAATTTCGTTTGAAAAACTTTACTTAAACCACGATTGTCAATCCATAACATGAATTATAGCATAAAATCAGAGTGTTAATTCATAACATATTCTTatcatcagagtaaaacatccctggctgactaactatggtgtgtgtcatgcgatcatcccgagctcttccctccgctaccggaagtacctgaaaccaaaactggaaactgtaagcacgaaacttagtgagctcccctaaactaccacataccatacaataacatataaagctctaactgggccttgcccactatatcagaccgaagtccggactaactggggccttgccctctgcatcggaccgaaattcggactaactggggccttgccccctgcatcggaccgaagtccgaactaactggagccttgccccctgcatcagaccgaagtccggactaactgaataTAGCATAACAtgatcataacatataacataagcacatatactgcatactgcatcggaccgaggtccggactaactaacacataaacatgtctgaatcacaaagacatcaagcatactgaactactgcatcgaacCAAAATCCGGAAGTACTGCtatctaaacgggccggcattgtggtcgtagacccgttcctactggaaggaaaactcacctgtactgctgaactctgctgataatcctctggctgctaatcGACTATTCTCTGAAGCCCTACTCTCCTAGCTCACCGAGCTACCAACACCAAATAATAGAACTTAGCCTAAACTATCCTCCAAatgtcaactaagtcaactctggtcaaggtcctggtcaaagtcaaccttccagttgactcgactcaccgagttgttctaccaactcgccgagtccatgttcCTCAAATCCCAAACAACCCCGACTCCATTCGTCGAGTCTAGCGAGAAATCGACAAGTTCTCCTTCATCTAACACTTCAggactatcttcaaccgactcgtcgagttgttctacaactcgccgattccattttCATcggctaaggagattgccttggactcactgagttcctccttgaactcgtcgagtaccatgatctTCATGTCCATCATGGGCACAGACTGGCTGAATCCTTCTTTAACCCCACTCACTGATCCGACTCGTAAACAAAAGGGTTTGGATTTTgcgacccgactcgctgagtccatgagttgactcgccgagtcctctttgTGACAACTCTATTTTGTCGATTTCAGTCTATTCCaacacttccaactcatagatatggactccttatgctagcattgcacgtaaagttgctaactttacgtacatgctgttggataaggtgactaagtccataactatttttggtatgtacttgacccgacccggcatggtccgtttgggttgcatggcatcatgcatttggatagactcaatgagagaaataacacttgtggtttattaatatattataagttctaatatattaatagtattatttaattagtattgatcaagaattaatttggaattaattaagtgatcaaaagataactaattaaatatatgggttggttatgtaaatcatccataacttgtatagtgggctagaaggctccatggattatcaagttgggttaaacccatatgatgctccatgggagttacaaacccatgggtcatggaaatgaagagccatgacacattagtgtttacatggtgtaaccctagatgtgtcaacactatataaggaacaccttctccaccaaaatcggctacacaaggacaagtgagggctaggccgattttagagtgtgtgtattctctcaaaagtcattccaaaagcatttggtgttgtgtgaagcatttgaggcatcacacttggggtgttagactctcaaggtttcaaggaatcaaaatcaactacaaggtatgtaattctagccatccttttaggataaaagtttcccatgtatgctagataggattacgaaccttggaaaccaaatgATATGAGATGACacccaaactctggatctatacTCCTTCCTTGCTCGTTTCTCCTTCAACCTTCAAGATGCACTCAAAAGGGACCTTAATCTTCTCACATAAGCTCAAGAATGAAGTTGGGTGGCTCGGGTTTCGTCTTTGGACAATGGAGGCTGCAaatgaaaccctagaaatgagaatgagatgcttaaatagggtttcCCAAAacaaaccagactcgccgagtcagtctccccgactcgtcgagtcggtcacttgatCCGCAACACGGGTCacactccgactcgtcgagttccttcttggactcgacgagttgactcctttgacttagggcttttctttccttttccggtcttcctgattctgggtgttacacaaATTTCAATTGCGTTTGAGCTTATATTTTTCACGAATCGAAGCTTTCACCAATTTAGCCGCCTCCCGATCTTCAGGGTCGAGGTGGCTCACATCTTGCATCAACAACGAATACTCTGTGAGTCAGACCGTTTCAAATGTATGTTTTTCCAAAGTTGTAATCAATTGTGCCATTGTGTCATCATTTCCTCCGATCCAGTTGACAGCTCCATTCCGACCGAAGAATTTGACGATGTtggttttcctttttcttttcctAGAGCTTTTGCTTTGTCCTTTCCCATGGGACGATGAGACGGACATATTTCTTTGATGTCGTCGTTATCATCGTTAAGATCAACGCCAATGTGACCATCCGATGATATTTGTTGTTAGCTCAAATATGAAGATGTTCGGCTTCTTTTTGACGGATTAACAATGTCTTCATGTGTTGCAAGATCCTTCCACCTAGTGCTTCGTTTGACAATTTCCTATACATGAATGAACTTAAAAGGCTTCAACATGTCATCTTGGAATGTTGTGTGCGTTTTTTTCAACAAAACTTGCTTCACTTTTGCCGCTAGCCCATTGCTTTTCGAAGTTTGTGTAAATTCCGTTCCAATGTGTCACAAGTTTGTTAGCAATATTTCATTTCGAGTTACATTGGTCAGACGCCCGATAATCTGGGTCTTGACCCATACCAATACAAAACCGCTCTGTAACACGTAACCAAAATTGATCAAGCGATTGCCCATTTCCCTTGTTGATATCTTCTAATATGTCGACCAATGCCCTTGCTAATTCCGTCTCTTCTTTTTGAGTCCATCTTCTCGAATCAGCCTTCCATTTTTTTTGGTTGTGGTTGTTCTTCGAGCTCAGAATCAAAAAGTGTTTTGATTACGGGTGTGAAAGGCAGTTGAAATTGAAATTGGAATTGGGTTTGCGTTTGGGTTTGGGATGTTGTTTGGGGTGGTGGGGATTGGAATTGAAATTGTTGTGACacttggaattgtgaataatagATTGGAACACCGCCTACAAACGTTTGGTTTTGAGATGAATCTGTTTGTGGTCGGAAAGGTGGTGATGATGTCGGATCGTAACCGAAAAATGCAAATTGGTTGGAAGAGTTTGGGGTGTTGGAAGACATTTTGATTATGTGTGTGTTTTGAAATATGTGTGTGTTTTCAAATTAAAGGTATGAATATAAGTAAAATGACTTATAAGGGTAACTATGTTTTAAAAACTTTCAAAAAAACACCATTAAAGTTTTACATGTCCAAAAAACACCATCTAACTAAAAGTTTTGTATAAAAAAACACGGGAAAATGACCTTTGAGGGTAATAAAGTATTCGTCTTGTATTCATTAGGTCCCTTATCTTTTTTTTGTCTTTATTATACCATTGAACTTATAATCCCTGTTCACCAAAAcccttgataccggttgttgtAGGTTACTACTTATGTGGATATTACGTGGCATTATGTGCCATAAACTGGGCTTATTAATTGCAAAGTTACAGTACTGCATCGTTCTTGCCCGCTCTTGCCGTAGATCGacatgtcttcttcttcttcttctatttctTCCAAACGAAATTTTGAATTTCAACCTGAAAACCCTTGTTACTGTGGGTTGCCATCTCGTGTACGAACTTCACGAACTAAAGACAATCCAGGAAAAAAATTCAGATTGTGCCCAAACTCCATGGTAAAGCAATTGTTTTTTACTTTTCGTTTAATCTTCTTTCTTTAACCAATTTGTTACTTTTTTCAAGAATTAAGGACCAAAATGCAAGTTCTGGGAATGGTTGGAGCCTGAAACCCCTGAAAATGAAGTCAATTCTGGGAAGGACAAAAAAGAACCGTGCAATTTAACCCTCAAAGTTTCTATATTGGAAAACGAGATCAGCATATGTAAGATGAAGATGGAACAAGAAAATTTGGTTGTTAGACAAGAGTTTGAAAAACTCAAATGGAAGCTATTTACTCATAAAGTTGTGATGATTGTGTTGTTTCTGTTGTTTGTGTTTAAGAAGTAGTTTAGCCCTTAATTTAACCCTTAGTTTAGCTGTATTCAAAGACTAAATGTAATCCTTAATGTTGTAATTTGTTTGATGTATTATGACTAAATCTTTTTGATTAATGATAGTTTGATGTTTTGAGTGCTTTCCAAGAagtattaatttgtttaaaaggtTAATGAATTGGACATGATgcatgggtaaaatggtccagATTAAATTTGGCAGTGAATTGTTATTGTGTTGATGTgatccaagggtaaaatggtccagaTTAAATTTGGCAGTCAATTGTTATTGTGTTGATGTgatccaagggtaaaatggtccagaTTAACCACATTGGATACATCAAACatttcttaatgtattaagaccaAATTTTGGCATTAATCAATTGTTAATGTCTTGATGTgatccaagggtaaaatggtccataTTAAATTTGGCAGTAATCAATTGTCAATGTGTTGATGTGATCCAAGGGTAATATGGTCCAGattaacaacaaaaacaacaccaaACTTTGCTTAATGTAGTAATACTAAATTTACTTGATTTATGATAGATAATATAAGATTAAACAATCTATATGCAAATAACCGTACACCAAAGCATATAGATAAAAGACAAAGTTGTAATATTCCATCAGCATGTACACTATTACAAAAGCTGTGCCCACAGTTGTCCTAATATGTCAAAAGATGTGCCATGTGCCATGATTCTTAAATTTTTCCCAATTACATATTTATAAGACTAAAAGTTTGTCTTTCCAAATAAAATCATTCCAACACCATTGGGTTGTGTCCAGTgcttccttctttcttcaaaaccttCCTTCTCAACCCTATCTTGGTAATTCTTTCTGAGTATTTTCGTATCCTCTGTCTAGTTGCAACTGGTTGAGCAGGGACATCAACATCTGGATGTGGATCATCTACTTGAACTGGATCCACTGGAGGAGCTGGTACATCAACTGGATCCATTGGATCTGCTTGAACTGGTTCAACATGTGGAGCTGGTACTTGAAGTGGATCCACTGGATCTTCTTGAACTGGTTCAACATGTGGAGCTGGTACTTGAACTGGATCCACTGGATCTTCTTGAACTGGTTCAACATGTGGAGCTGGTACTTGAATTGGATCTACTGGATCTGCTTGAACTGGATCAACCTGTGGAGCTGGTACTTGAACTGGATCCACTGGATTTGCTTGAACTGGTTCCACTTTACCTGCTATACAAATATGTAGCTAATGAGTTGGATGTTCCATTTAAATTATATTGTTTTAATAGCATACCTTTctcttttttacattttttaggttTCTTGTTTTTTGGCCTTGAAGTGGATGCTACATCTACTGGTCTAGTAGGACATGCTGATCTATTGTGGCCCCTTTCTCTACAAATAGTGCATCTATTAACTGAACCTGCTTTTGAGATAGTATGCCTTGTTTTCCCCTTGCTTTCCATCTCAGATTGATCTTTTTTCCTTTTAAGGGTTGGCCTTCCTGGTAACCTTCTTTTTTGAGGAGGCAATGGCTTCATGTAGGGAGCTTCAGGCCACATGGAACTACCATTAAGTGGGTTAATGGTATGGTTGTAACAAGTCAAGAACATGGCTGTATGGAACCATGGTGCAACATAATCCTCTGCATTCCTGTTAAGGTATGAAATGGCTGCCACTGCATGCACACATGGGATACCTGATACTTGCCAAGATCTACATCCACATGTGTTGTTGTTAAGGTCCACAGCATATCCATCATTTCCAATCCTAACTTCATATTGTTGTATCCCAGATGGTATAACACCCCAAAATCTGCCCAAAAAAATAAGAAGTTCTATTAATCTTATATATGagacatataatattaatataatagaagttatatcatacctttgctgttTCTTTAGCTTTGATATCTTCAACCTTATAGATGGACATATTTTTAAATTCCCCTAACTTTGTCCCTCTTGCAACATTTTATACATCCTCTCCATTGCATAAATCCTTATCTCTTCCAACATGGTGATGAGTGACCTTTTCCTAGCAAGATCAATAATGGAGTTGAAACTTTCTGATATGCCATTCTCATAAGCATCACAAGCCCTGTCCACTTCAAAGAATGCCTTGCACCAACTTTTAGGGTCCCTTTCCATGAGGTGTTCATAAGCCAAAGGGTCAATTTTTTTTATGGAATTCATTTCTGCCTCAAATTTTGGTTGAGTAGTACTAGCAGCTGCTGCCCAAAACAACTTCCTATATTGTTCACCTTTGAATCTTTTCTTGAAGTTAGCATAGATGTGCCTAGCACATTGTCTATGCTCTGCTGCTGGAACCCTTTCTTTGACAGCCTCTATTAATCCCTGAAAGAAAGCATGAAATAGATGACATAACAAAAACATTcaacttaaacaaaacaaaacagaaATATACCTTGTGTTGGTCTGATATGAGGGTCAATCCATGACCAATTCCCATTTCAATGTCATCCAGAAGGAGGTCAAGAAACCACTTCCATGTTTCCTTATTTTCAACTTCCACCACAGCCCATGCAATAGGGAAGATGTGGTTGTTTGCATCCCTACCCATAGCTGCTAACAGTTGGCCTCTACATATACCCTTTAAAAAACAACCATCTACCCCTATTACCCTCCTACATGCTGCAATCCAACCATCCTTCACACCTTTAAAacaaacatacattttagaaaagtAGGTT containing:
- the LOC111876413 gene encoding uncharacterized protein LOC111876413, with amino-acid sequence MRTNPGSTVKIDVNVMPDSTTYFSKMYVCFKGVKDGWIAACRRVIGVDGCFLKGICRGQLLAAMGRDANNHIFPIAWAVVEVENKETWKWFLDLLLDDIEMGIGHGLTLISDQHKGLIEAVKERVPAAEHRQCARHIYANFKKRFKGEQYRKLFWAAAASTTQPKFEAEMNSIKKIDPLAYEHLMERDPKSWCKAFFEVDRACDAYENGISESFNSIIDLARKRSLITMLEEIRIYAMERMYKMLQEGQS